Within the Rhodopirellula islandica genome, the region AATCCGTTTCTTCAGCGAAGACGATGACTGGACCACCAGCGGAGCTCGGATCGACACGCCGGAGAACATTGCTGCCATTGAGTCCATACTCGAAAACATTGGCAGCGTGATTGTCGAGCACTGGCACTATCGCGGTTCGTCTGCCCCATCACGCCATGTGTTCGACGACATCGACGATTTCAACGCGTATCTTGCGGAGCAATGCTTCGCCGGTGACGCAATTGACGTTTGGAGCATGCACGAACTGTGCACGCCGGAAAATCGTCTCTTGACTGGCAAATGCGCTGATGACGAGGGGCGAACACCAAATGGCGGAGCGTATTAGCGGGGCAACGGCGTACAACATGGTTTTTACGCTAGGCCTTCGGCACACCTTCCAACTTTGTCAACGCGGGCTGGCCTTGGTACAATTGTCGGTAGTTCAGACATCGCTCGATTCGTTCAGGGCGGTGTCGTAAAAACCTTCCGTTGTACGACCCAGATCAAATTGAATTCCAACCGTCCAGACGCTCAAACCCGCTTCAAAACTGATACGGCGACACTAACCGTATTCGATCCGGCATGCGTCCAACATCGCGCGGAAGATGATGCGGACTGGTGGTCCATCCCCGACGACGAATGCGCCGAGATCAACGCTGGCAACGTCGCTTTCGTGTCTCTTGGCGTGGACGGCACTTACGATTGCGATGTGTTTCGCGATTCCGACCGCTGTCAGATTCCGCCCGGCGCGCTTACGATCAATATTCGGACCGTACTCGGATGCTTCTACGTTGGCGCCGGTGAATACGTTGTCGCCGATGGGATTGGGCCAGACACGCGTTATGGCGGCGTATTGATGTCGTTACCGGCGGGTAACTGGACCCTTGCTGTCACTTCACCGGCGGCTGGCCACCTCGTTTTGCGTCTAGCGCCGTTGGACACCGAAGCTGCCAATTCATTTGACGATTCGCCACGTCTTTCGTAGCGCTAGGGTCGTGAAACATGGTTTTTACGCTAGGCCTTCGGCACACCTTGGCTCTTTGGCAACCGGCCGTGGCCTTGGTACAATTTTTCGTAGTTCGGACATCGTTCGCTTCGTTTAGGGCGGTGTCGTAAAAACCTTCCGTTGTGCGGACGAGACCAAATGCAAAACGCAACGCACGCTGGCGGACTCAATGAGTTCTCCTACTGCGCTTCATTGCACATTTCACACCCATCGCTCGACCCTGCCGACGTAACTGCTGCGCTCGGCATGGAACCTGCTCGTACATCGCACGTTGGGCAACCTCACCGATCTGTTCCTGATCGCGTCTATGACTTTTCCCACTGGTCGTGTGAATTGGCGACTCGAGATGGCGACGACATTTCGACGTTTCTAGGTCGGTTCGTTGACCTGATG harbors:
- a CDS encoding DUF6386 family protein, with protein sequence MNSNRPDAQTRFKTDTATLTVFDPACVQHRAEDDADWWSIPDDECAEINAGNVAFVSLGVDGTYDCDVFRDSDRCQIPPGALTINIRTVLGCFYVGAGEYVVADGIGPDTRYGGVLMSLPAGNWTLAVTSPAAGHLVLRLAPLDTEAANSFDDSPRLS
- a CDS encoding DUF4279 domain-containing protein; the encoded protein is MQNATHAGGLNEFSYCASLHISHPSLDPADVTAALGMEPARTSHVGQPHRSVPDRVYDFSHWSCELATRDGDDISTFLGRFVDLMSPHRSFLEQLSDGGAEIECFIGVFATRLCDQMYSHSLLGSLAALRVNLRFELYPADDRETSE